In one window of Vespa crabro chromosome 6, iyVesCrab1.2, whole genome shotgun sequence DNA:
- the LOC124424544 gene encoding uncharacterized protein LOC124424544 isoform X2: MKRDIIFLILFIGVAATTELARYMPRGWRPSGRHFNPGHSQPHAYYRPVGPPNVITYPPAAFPPSDSTIPTTTASTSSTIPSTTTPTTSTITVTTTERNIEPTTQPNLSDESFDTNPALAIANSFAFNRPVYVYNTFPFLPGHVLVK; this comes from the exons ATGAAGAGAGAC ATAATCTTCTTGATCCTTTTCATCGGAGTGGCAGCTACAACAGAATTGGCTCGCTACATGCCCAGAGGATGGCGTCCAAGTGGGAGACACTTCAATCCCGGTCACAGTCAGCCACACGCATACTATCGACCAGTCGGTCCACCAAATGTGATCACTTATCCACCAGCAGCATTCCCACCTTCGGATAGTACGATCCCAACAACAACAGCTAGTACATCGTCAACGATACCGAGTACTACTACTCctactacttctactattaccgttactaCAAccgagagaaatatagaaccAACGACTCAACCAAATCTATCTGATGAAAGTTTCGACACGAATCCGGCCCTTGCCATCGCCAATTCCTTCGCCTTCAACAGACCTGTCTACGTTTATAATACCTTCCCGTTCCTCCCAGGACACGTTTTAGTCAAGTAA
- the LOC124424544 gene encoding uncharacterized protein LOC124424544 isoform X1 gives MIPMHRLRKQYYNTTSNDEERPLTIISLINVGPHIKTKDGLLLRTVIFFFVDHLTAHIILIVMKIIFLILFIGVAATTELARYMPRGWRPSGRHFNPGHSQPHAYYRPVGPPNVITYPPAAFPPSDSTIPTTTASTSSTIPSTTTPTTSTITVTTTERNIEPTTQPNLSDESFDTNPALAIANSFAFNRPVYVYNTFPFLPGHVLVK, from the exons ATGATACCAATGCACCGATTGAGGAAGCAATACTACAATACTACGTCGAACGATGAAGAGAGAC CTTTGACTATCATCAGCCTTATAAACGTGGGGCCGCATATAAAGACGAAAGACGGACTTCTGCTAAGGacagttatattttttttcgtcgacCATCTAACAGCTCATATAATACTGATAGTTATGAAg ATAATCTTCTTGATCCTTTTCATCGGAGTGGCAGCTACAACAGAATTGGCTCGCTACATGCCCAGAGGATGGCGTCCAAGTGGGAGACACTTCAATCCCGGTCACAGTCAGCCACACGCATACTATCGACCAGTCGGTCCACCAAATGTGATCACTTATCCACCAGCAGCATTCCCACCTTCGGATAGTACGATCCCAACAACAACAGCTAGTACATCGTCAACGATACCGAGTACTACTACTCctactacttctactattaccgttactaCAAccgagagaaatatagaaccAACGACTCAACCAAATCTATCTGATGAAAGTTTCGACACGAATCCGGCCCTTGCCATCGCCAATTCCTTCGCCTTCAACAGACCTGTCTACGTTTATAATACCTTCCCGTTCCTCCCAGGACACGTTTTAGTCAAGTAA